The Paludibacter jiangxiensis DNA segment GCGTATCATCTCTTTGGTATAAAGCGATGTTGCTCCCCATAGCCCGGCTACCTCCGATAATTTCTCAACCAGCATCGGAATGTCGCTTTCGGGAATATTGCCCTCTTTCAAAGTAACCGGAGTCCCGATTTTCGAATACCATTGCGTCAGTGCTTCGATGCCGGCATCTGCACCTTCTACATTGAACATATTTCGGGCAAATTGTTCGAAACGTTCGGGAAGGTTATTCTTTTGCCATTTCATCCAGGCAGGCATAATAATCGACAAACCTGCACCATGCGCAATGTTGTATTCAGCGGACAGCGTGTGTTCCAAAAAGTGGGTATCAAAACGGTTGCCTGCAACACCACAAAAGGTTGTAAAGTTTAAAGCCTGGGTAGCCGCCCATGCAAATTCGGCACGCGCTTCGTAGTTGCCTGCGTCAGCCAGTAAAATCTCGGTAGTACGCATTACCGTTTTTAGTATATTTTCAACGTATCCGGCCATGTATGCAGGGAGATATGTTGCCGAGAGGTACATATCCAGACTGTGTGCAAAAATATCGGATGCCGAATATGCCAGATAGTCATTGGAAACGGTAGCCTGTAGTTCGGGATTTATAACCGAAACCGTCGGGAAGGTTTCCGGCCCGGCCAGACTGAGTTTTTGTTTGGTTTGGTCGTTGGTAACTACCGCATAGTTGTTCATTTCGCTACCGGTAGCGGCTAGAGTCATAATGTCGAAAATCTTTAAAGCCTTTTGCGGTTCTGCCTTATGAAGGAAGAAATCCCATACATCGCCGTCGTATTTTGCCCCGGCTGCAATGGCTTTGGAAGAGTCGAGCACCGAGCCTCCACCAACAGCCAGCACGGCTTCCAGACCTTTACTTTTGGCTATTTCAATACCCTCATACACTTTGCTAAGCAGCGGATTACTCTGTACGCCGCCCAGTTCTTCAAAGTTGATGCCATTTTCGGTTAACGATTGGGAAACAGTATAAAACAGTCCGCTCTTTTTAATGCGGTCTGAGCCATACACGATTAATACTTTCGATACACCATATTCGGCAATGTATTTTCCGATATTTGCCTCTTTCCCTTTTCCGAATTCAATGCGGGTTGGGTTGTAATAATTAAAGTCATTCATAAGTTTTCTGTTATTTGTTTGGTTCTACAATTCATTTCATATTTTCGACGATGCAAAATTACGGGTAGAAAACGACCAGTCGTTTATACGTATTACTGATGTTTATACCATTTTTACTGATAATGATCAGCGGAAATTTTTTATTGCAATAAGGGCGTTATCTTTGCATCAAATTTAATGCAAATTACTATGGATGAGTTAACAAGAATAGAAGATATTTCAAAATATAACGAAATGCTTGGAGTGGAAACGTTCCATCCGCTGGTAGCCGTGATTGATTTTTCGAAAGCGAAGCAGATATGTCAGATGCGACGTTATATGGGACTGTATACCATGTTTTTGAAAGACGTCAAATGCGGAGATATCAAGTATGGCCGTAACTATTACGACTATCAGGAAGGTACGCTGGTGTTTGTTGCGCCGGGTCAGGTGATGGAGGTGGAGAACAGCGGAGAGATTATTCAACCGAAAGGGTGGGCTCTGGTATTTCATCCCGATCTGATTCACGGTACTTCTCTCGGTCAGCATATCAAGGATTACACCTTCTTTTCGTACGAGGTGTACGAGGCCCTTCATCTTTCGGAGCAGGAACGGCAAATTGTACTGGATTGCCTGCATAAGATTGACTTCGAACTTCGTCATGCTATCGACAAACACAGCAAAACGCTGATCGTGACCAATATTGAACTCTTGCTGAATTACTGCGTACGGTTTTATGACCGGCAGTTTATCACCCGCAGCAATGTCAATAAGGATGTGTTGGCGCGCTTTGAGAAACTATTGGGCGACTATTTTCTGTCCGATACGCCTCAGCTTCTGGGGCTTCCAACGGTAAGTTATTGTGCAGACAAACTCAATCTTTCGGCAAATTATCTGGGCGATCTGATTAAAAAAGAGACCGGCAAATCGCCACAGGAACATATTCAGCTAAAGGTGATGGATCTCGCCAAAGAGAAAATATTCGATACAAGCCGTTCGGTAAGTGAAATTGCCTACGAACTGGG contains these protein-coding regions:
- a CDS encoding helix-turn-helix domain-containing protein, producing the protein MDELTRIEDISKYNEMLGVETFHPLVAVIDFSKAKQICQMRRYMGLYTMFLKDVKCGDIKYGRNYYDYQEGTLVFVAPGQVMEVENSGEIIQPKGWALVFHPDLIHGTSLGQHIKDYTFFSYEVYEALHLSEQERQIVLDCLHKIDFELRHAIDKHSKTLIVTNIELLLNYCVRFYDRQFITRSNVNKDVLARFEKLLGDYFLSDTPQLLGLPTVSYCADKLNLSANYLGDLIKKETGKSPQEHIQLKVMDLAKEKIFDTSRSVSEIAYELGFKYPQHFTRMFKKSTGVSPNEFRSRN
- a CDS encoding iron-containing alcohol dehydrogenase produces the protein MNDFNYYNPTRIEFGKGKEANIGKYIAEYGVSKVLIVYGSDRIKKSGLFYTVSQSLTENGINFEELGGVQSNPLLSKVYEGIEIAKSKGLEAVLAVGGGSVLDSSKAIAAGAKYDGDVWDFFLHKAEPQKALKIFDIMTLAATGSEMNNYAVVTNDQTKQKLSLAGPETFPTVSVINPELQATVSNDYLAYSASDIFAHSLDMYLSATYLPAYMAGYVENILKTVMRTTEILLADAGNYEARAEFAWAATQALNFTTFCGVAGNRFDTHFLEHTLSAEYNIAHGAGLSIIMPAWMKWQKNNLPERFEQFARNMFNVEGADAGIEALTQWYSKIGTPVTLKEGNIPESDIPMLVEKLSEVAGLWGATSLYTKEMIRTVLENAK